In Synechococcus sp. KORDI-100, a single window of DNA contains:
- a CDS encoding glucose-6-phosphate dehydrogenase assembly protein OpcA yields MSPQLTLQTPLELAPAEVPTYLEQLWSPEQQGSTGTGANTFCLLIWQPAWAEQQLVRSGRLKGPITGQQSKQLIAAGRQAIADADLPLSTPPLDIAVIRACAAFEGSEASDDLRGQYIDPALSALQPRRLITLAPTIDDGKPLETLVAAYCPLPEEGGGTAACGDVVVLRGGHDALQDGMNILQPLLPPSMPSWVWWNGFLDEASGLLEQLASSPRRLIIDTANGTPRHCLDLLRDRVESGQAVNDLNWLRLRSWHETLAMVFDPPHRRDALSHIVQFDIDVEGHHPAQGLLLAGWVADRLGWQLEHTEATEDGIASRFRRGDGVEVNFHLMSVPMGQPSVHAGQMVGLRLVSQPDNAKGVCVILCAESGGCMRLEGGGMASMELLEELVPTQHASPEMDVARLLSGGHDTTNPLLAAAAPLAARLLA; encoded by the coding sequence ATGTCCCCCCAGCTCACCCTTCAGACCCCTCTGGAACTCGCCCCTGCCGAGGTTCCCACCTACCTCGAGCAGCTTTGGTCCCCTGAGCAGCAAGGCAGCACAGGAACGGGGGCCAACACGTTCTGCCTGCTGATCTGGCAACCCGCCTGGGCCGAGCAGCAGCTTGTGAGAAGTGGCCGTCTCAAAGGGCCGATCACTGGGCAGCAGTCCAAGCAGTTGATCGCGGCAGGCCGGCAGGCCATTGCCGATGCCGATCTGCCTCTGAGCACCCCGCCCCTGGACATCGCTGTGATCAGGGCATGCGCCGCGTTCGAGGGGAGTGAAGCCAGCGACGACCTGCGGGGGCAGTACATCGATCCAGCTCTCAGTGCCCTGCAACCGCGACGTCTAATCACGCTGGCACCCACCATCGACGACGGCAAGCCACTGGAAACCCTCGTGGCGGCCTACTGCCCACTGCCGGAAGAAGGTGGCGGCACCGCAGCCTGTGGCGATGTTGTGGTGCTGCGAGGCGGCCATGACGCGCTCCAGGACGGGATGAACATCCTTCAACCTCTGCTTCCGCCATCCATGCCGTCCTGGGTGTGGTGGAACGGTTTCCTCGATGAAGCGTCAGGGCTCCTGGAGCAGCTGGCCAGCTCTCCAAGACGCCTCATCATCGACACCGCCAACGGCACTCCCCGCCATTGCCTTGACCTGCTGCGCGATCGAGTGGAGTCAGGACAGGCTGTCAACGATCTGAACTGGCTGCGACTGCGCAGCTGGCACGAGACGCTGGCGATGGTCTTTGACCCTCCCCATCGTCGTGATGCCCTCAGCCATATCGTGCAGTTCGACATCGATGTCGAAGGCCACCATCCAGCCCAGGGGCTCCTGCTGGCAGGCTGGGTTGCCGATCGACTGGGCTGGCAGCTGGAGCACACCGAAGCCACGGAGGACGGCATCGCTTCCCGCTTCAGACGCGGCGACGGGGTTGAGGTGAACTTCCATCTGATGTCCGTGCCCATGGGCCAGCCCAGTGTCCATGCAGGACAGATGGTCGGCCTGCGTCTCGTCAGCCAGCCGGACAATGCCAAAGGGGTCTGCGTGATTCTTTGCGCCGAATCCGGTGGCTGCATGCGTTTGGAAGGTGGCGGCATGGCCAGCATGGAACTGTTGGAGGAGCTGGTTCCCACCCAGCACGCCTCTCCGGAGATGGATGTCGCCCGTCTGCTCAGTGGTGGGCACGACACCACCAATCCCCTGCTGGCCGCCGCGGCACCCCTGGCTGCCAGGCTGCTGGCCTAG
- the zwf gene encoding glucose-6-phosphate dehydrogenase: MTATITNPLRVGLRQERVISPQCLVIFGASGDLTHRKLVPALFELFKQRRLPSEFALLGCARRPWSDEEFRGKMTEALASKIEENPKAWEQFSAKLFYEPVDLQQPQDVVRLGGRLETIDQQCATRGNRTFYLSVSPKFYGSGCRALADAGLLKDPKRSRVVIEKPFGRDYGSAQALNQVVQSCGQENQIFRIDHYLGKETVQNILVLRFANTIFEPIWNRNYISSVQITAAETVGVEERAGYYESSGALRDMVQNHLTQMLAITAMEAPGRFDQEAIRNEKAKVLQAARLADELEPWNCCIRGQYGPGGTQNSPLAGYRQEPGVDHNSTTETYVALKLFIDNWRWQGVPFYVRTGKRLAKRLSEVVLTFREAPVHLFDAATGGPTANQLILRIQPDEGAEFRFEVKSPGSGMRSRPIDMEFSYDESFGEPSDEGYVRLLADAMLSDPTLFTRSDEVEAAWRLYTPLLELIEDSPWQLPIYPYESRTWGPAAADALMARDGLLWRRP, from the coding sequence ATGACCGCCACGATCACCAATCCGTTGCGGGTTGGACTTCGTCAGGAACGCGTCATCTCGCCGCAGTGTCTGGTGATCTTTGGAGCAAGCGGTGACCTGACGCATCGAAAACTTGTTCCAGCCCTGTTTGAACTGTTCAAACAACGGCGCCTGCCCAGTGAATTCGCCCTGCTCGGCTGTGCTCGTCGCCCCTGGAGTGATGAGGAGTTCAGAGGCAAGATGACAGAAGCTCTGGCCTCAAAAATTGAGGAGAATCCCAAGGCCTGGGAACAATTTTCCGCGAAGCTTTTCTACGAACCCGTAGATCTGCAGCAGCCGCAGGATGTGGTTCGCCTGGGTGGTCGCCTCGAGACAATCGACCAGCAGTGCGCCACGCGCGGAAACCGAACCTTCTATCTCTCGGTGTCACCAAAGTTCTACGGAAGTGGCTGCCGGGCCCTCGCCGACGCCGGCCTGCTGAAGGATCCCAAGCGAAGCCGGGTGGTGATTGAGAAACCCTTCGGTCGTGATTACGGCAGCGCCCAGGCCCTCAACCAGGTGGTTCAGAGCTGCGGCCAGGAAAATCAGATTTTCAGGATCGACCACTACCTCGGCAAGGAAACAGTCCAGAACATCCTGGTGCTGCGATTCGCCAACACGATTTTCGAGCCGATCTGGAACCGCAATTACATCTCAAGTGTCCAGATCACCGCCGCAGAAACGGTGGGAGTTGAGGAACGCGCCGGCTACTACGAATCATCGGGTGCCCTCAGAGACATGGTGCAGAACCACCTCACCCAGATGCTGGCCATCACGGCCATGGAAGCTCCGGGACGGTTCGATCAGGAGGCGATCCGCAATGAAAAAGCCAAGGTCCTTCAGGCGGCTCGCCTGGCCGATGAGCTGGAGCCTTGGAATTGCTGCATCCGCGGTCAGTACGGCCCCGGCGGCACCCAAAATTCCCCTCTGGCCGGTTACCGCCAGGAACCGGGTGTTGATCACAACAGCACGACGGAGACTTACGTCGCTCTGAAACTGTTCATCGATAACTGGCGTTGGCAGGGTGTTCCCTTCTATGTCCGAACCGGCAAACGCCTAGCCAAGCGTCTCAGCGAAGTCGTGCTCACCTTCCGTGAGGCTCCGGTGCATCTTTTTGATGCCGCAACCGGTGGGCCAACGGCCAATCAGCTGATCCTGAGGATTCAGCCCGATGAAGGAGCCGAATTCCGCTTCGAGGTGAAATCTCCGGGGTCAGGCATGCGCAGTCGCCCGATAGACATGGAATTCTCCTACGACGAATCCTTCGGCGAACCCTCCGATGAGGGCTATGTGCGCCTGCTGGCCGACGCGATGCTCAGCGATCCGACCCTGTTCACTCGGAGTGACGAAGTGGAGGCGGCCTGGCGGCTCTACACGCCGCTGCTGGAACTGATTGAAGACAGCCCCTGGCAGCTGCCGATCTATCCCTATGAATCACGCACCTGGGGACCAGCCGCCGCCGATGCCCTGATGGCCCGTGACGGACTGCTCTGGCGCCGTCCCTGA
- a CDS encoding FAD-binding oxidoreductase, whose translation MQVPNATAGGTSTSLFTIVASGIQAGSGSSVTRTYRVAMENLNTLYKRLSASGAKILSVSPAVEDIPTAPAAASSAPAPKAVTTTPASAPAPKKPHANVPVNTYKPKTPFMGTVTENYALVKDGGIGRVQHITFDLSGGDPQLEYVEGQSIGIIPEGEDAKGKPHKLRLYSIASTRHGDDLKDNTVSLCVRQLEYKNEDGEKIYGVCSTYLCDIEPGTKVKITGPVGKEMLLPEDEDANIIMLATGTGIAPMRTYLRRMFETRERDANGWTFRGKAWLFMGAPKTPNLLYDADFEHYEREFPDNFRYTKAISREQQNTKGGRMYIQDRVLEHADEIFSMIENPKTHVYMCGLRGMEPGIDEAMTAAAAAKGLDWSELRPQLKKADRWHVETY comes from the coding sequence ATGCAGGTGCCGAATGCCACGGCTGGTGGGACGTCGACGTCTCTTTTCACCATTGTTGCCAGCGGCATCCAGGCCGGTTCAGGAAGCTCGGTGACGCGGACGTATCGCGTTGCTATGGAAAATCTCAACACCCTTTACAAGCGTCTGAGTGCTTCCGGCGCCAAAATCCTAAGTGTGTCGCCTGCTGTTGAGGACATTCCCACAGCGCCGGCGGCCGCCTCCAGTGCACCTGCCCCGAAAGCCGTGACAACGACGCCTGCCTCCGCACCGGCTCCGAAAAAGCCGCATGCCAACGTTCCCGTCAACACCTACAAACCGAAAACGCCCTTCATGGGCACAGTCACCGAGAACTACGCCTTAGTGAAGGACGGTGGAATTGGCCGTGTCCAGCACATCACCTTTGACCTCTCCGGCGGTGACCCTCAGCTGGAGTATGTCGAGGGTCAGAGCATCGGCATCATTCCTGAGGGCGAAGACGCCAAGGGCAAGCCGCACAAACTGCGCCTGTACTCGATTGCCAGCACTCGCCATGGCGACGATCTCAAGGACAACACCGTGTCTCTCTGCGTTCGCCAGCTGGAGTACAAAAACGAGGATGGTGAAAAGATCTACGGGGTCTGCTCCACGTACCTCTGCGACATCGAACCTGGCACCAAGGTGAAGATCACCGGCCCGGTCGGCAAGGAAATGCTTCTACCCGAGGACGAGGACGCCAACATCATCATGTTGGCCACCGGTACCGGGATTGCTCCGATGCGCACCTACCTGCGTCGCATGTTCGAAACTCGCGAGCGGGACGCCAATGGCTGGACATTCCGCGGCAAGGCGTGGTTGTTCATGGGCGCACCCAAAACCCCGAACCTGCTTTACGACGCCGACTTCGAGCATTACGAGCGCGAATTCCCTGACAACTTCCGCTACACAAAAGCCATCAGCCGGGAACAACAGAACACCAAGGGTGGTCGGATGTACATCCAGGACAGGGTTCTCGAGCATGCCGATGAGATCTTCTCAATGATCGAAAACCCCAAGACCCACGTCTACATGTGCGGTCTCAGGGGCATGGAGCCCGGAATCGATGAAGCGATGACCGCAGCCGCCGCCGCCAAGGGGCTCGACTGGTCAGAACTTCGGCCACAACTGAAAAAGGCTGATCGCTGGCACGTGGAGACGTACTGA
- a CDS encoding SRPBCC family protein — translation MERMPQGVRRLAVQLRTSIPVDVLWEVLTDYERLETFIPNLVSSRLVYKDGQTVRLQQVGSQQFIGLRFSAQVLLELTEYRPEGLLQFRMLKGDFRRFEGSWRVRSLPGGSSLVYELTVQGCLGMPIGLIEERLQDDLSSNLSAVEREGYRRCQGD, via the coding sequence ATGGAGCGGATGCCGCAAGGGGTCCGGCGTCTTGCTGTTCAGCTGCGCACGTCGATCCCGGTGGATGTGCTCTGGGAGGTTCTCACGGACTATGAACGGCTCGAGACGTTCATTCCCAACCTGGTCAGCAGTCGACTTGTCTACAAGGATGGTCAAACCGTGCGACTGCAGCAGGTCGGCAGTCAGCAATTCATCGGCCTGCGCTTCTCTGCCCAGGTTCTGCTCGAGCTCACCGAATACAGGCCCGAAGGCTTGCTCCAATTCCGGATGCTCAAGGGTGATTTCAGACGTTTTGAGGGATCATGGAGAGTTCGCAGTCTTCCCGGAGGTTCGTCACTGGTGTACGAACTCACCGTTCAGGGATGTCTCGGCATGCCGATCGGTCTGATTGAAGAACGCCTTCAGGACGATCTTTCCAGCAATCTGTCAGCGGTCGAGCGCGAAGGCTACCGCCGCTGTCAGGGCGACTGA
- a CDS encoding histidine kinase: MNEAGPKGRQQLQLLLVAARHHLSGNNLRSLVHYLEREDVGFEVTLQLADPMQQPELLELHRLVVTPALIKLSPSPKQVFAGSNILQQLKGWVPRWQQDGVVSGLGLSLRPTELDGSRTQKELQLEDQLLVLRQENETLIDRIHAQERLLRMVAHELRTPLTAAALALQSQRLGQIDMDRFQDVITRRLEEMEALSKDLLEVGTTRWETLFNPQRLDLASVSAEVILELEKLWLGRNVEIRTDIPIDLPKVFADQRRMRQVLLNLLENALKYTGNGGHITLTMLHRTSQWVEVSVCDSGPGIPSEEQQRIFLDRVRLPQTSNRTTGFGVGLSVCRRIVEVHGGRIWVVSEPDEGACFYFTVPIWQGQGQEWGQAVLTEGEADP, from the coding sequence GTGAATGAGGCCGGTCCCAAGGGTCGCCAGCAGCTTCAGCTGCTGCTGGTGGCAGCGCGCCATCATCTCTCTGGAAATAATCTGCGCTCCCTGGTTCACTATCTGGAACGGGAGGACGTTGGTTTCGAAGTCACGCTGCAGCTGGCTGATCCAATGCAACAGCCTGAGTTGCTCGAACTGCACCGATTGGTGGTGACACCGGCTTTGATCAAGCTCTCCCCATCCCCAAAACAGGTCTTCGCTGGCAGCAACATCCTTCAGCAACTGAAGGGCTGGGTCCCACGTTGGCAGCAGGACGGCGTCGTCAGCGGCTTGGGATTGAGCCTTCGACCGACTGAACTCGACGGCAGCAGAACCCAGAAGGAACTGCAGCTGGAAGATCAGTTGTTGGTCCTGCGTCAGGAAAACGAAACCCTGATCGATCGCATCCACGCCCAGGAACGGCTGCTGCGCATGGTGGCCCACGAACTTCGCACTCCTCTGACAGCCGCTGCATTGGCTTTGCAGAGTCAACGGCTGGGTCAGATCGACATGGATCGTTTCCAGGATGTGATCACCCGGCGGCTGGAGGAGATGGAGGCCCTCTCCAAGGATCTGCTCGAGGTTGGAACCACACGCTGGGAAACGCTGTTCAACCCCCAGCGACTGGATCTCGCCAGCGTGTCTGCCGAAGTGATCCTTGAACTGGAGAAGCTGTGGCTTGGCCGCAATGTGGAGATCCGCACGGATATTCCCATTGATTTACCCAAGGTGTTCGCCGATCAACGGCGGATGCGGCAGGTGCTGCTCAACCTGCTTGAAAATGCTCTGAAATACACCGGAAACGGTGGCCACATCACACTGACGATGCTTCATCGCACCAGCCAGTGGGTTGAAGTGAGCGTCTGTGACAGCGGACCCGGCATTCCCTCGGAAGAGCAGCAAAGAATTTTTCTGGATCGGGTTCGGCTTCCCCAGACGTCCAACCGCACCACCGGCTTCGGCGTCGGACTGTCGGTCTGCCGCCGGATCGTGGAAGTTCACGGCGGACGCATCTGGGTGGTGTCGGAACCGGATGAAGGAGCCTGCTTCTACTTCACGGTTCCGATCTGGCAGGGCCAGGGGCAGGAATGGGGGCAGGCTGTCTTGACGGAGGGTGAGGCGGACCCGTAG
- a CDS encoding cAMP phosphodiesterase yields the protein MFGSIKKSLTCAAFSLLFAGMSQPVVNAQAQPAKTKPATNVELNTYLQISAVTFCVARTSGLDFRKSMQVALAGVGNVIFSKHGGVVAGNPKPLTEQQFASNTALNVVSGALRGCPKQVPAKQKEEFNKFLEEAKKSGG from the coding sequence ATGTTCGGTTCCATCAAAAAGTCACTGACTTGCGCCGCATTTTCATTGCTCTTTGCTGGAATGTCTCAGCCAGTGGTCAATGCCCAGGCCCAGCCTGCTAAAACCAAACCGGCGACCAATGTAGAATTGAATACGTATTTGCAGATATCGGCTGTCACCTTCTGCGTTGCCCGCACGAGCGGTTTGGATTTTCGAAAATCAATGCAAGTTGCACTCGCTGGCGTTGGAAATGTCATTTTCTCCAAGCATGGCGGGGTCGTTGCTGGCAATCCAAAGCCCCTCACTGAGCAGCAATTTGCAAGTAACACCGCCTTGAACGTCGTCAGTGGAGCCCTGAGAGGATGTCCAAAGCAGGTTCCGGCGAAGCAGAAAGAGGAGTTCAATAAATTCCTTGAAGAGGCGAAGAAGTCTGGAGGCTGA
- a CDS encoding glycine zipper 2TM domain-containing protein, protein MNRFVPFMALAIGGALLAAAHPARAQPWSAAAPVQIYPVAPAVPRPYATPYSGNPYANTAYPDPYQEAQRRCNRGRLIGGIIGGSLGYAASRDDGRSWAVPLGALLGSQMGCNTGAGRGPLPW, encoded by the coding sequence ATGAACAGGTTCGTCCCCTTCATGGCCCTCGCCATTGGTGGAGCGTTGTTGGCCGCGGCTCACCCTGCCAGGGCTCAGCCTTGGTCCGCTGCAGCTCCCGTTCAGATCTATCCGGTGGCCCCAGCAGTGCCGAGGCCTTACGCCACGCCCTATTCCGGGAATCCCTACGCCAATACGGCCTATCCAGATCCTTACCAGGAGGCTCAGCGGCGTTGCAACCGCGGTCGACTCATCGGAGGCATCATCGGAGGCAGTCTTGGTTACGCAGCGTCCCGAGATGACGGACGGAGCTGGGCTGTTCCGCTTGGTGCTTTGCTCGGTTCCCAGATGGGTTGTAATACCGGTGCCGGTCGCGGACCTCTGCCGTGGTGA
- the pepN gene encoding aminopeptidase N, producing the protein MDVAAPIRLVDYTPWPFALPEIHLDVDLRSDHVLVTSRLLLEPLQAGAPLELHGMELLIESIAIDGEALESQCWQQTDDRLTIPEPPALPFVLNLRCRIDPYRNTSLEGLYASGGMLTSQCEAEGFRRITYHPDRPDVLSRWKVRIEADRAGFPVLLSNGDAAETEDLPGNRHAVIWEDPHPKPSYLFALVAGDLEEIRDHYVTSEGRQVTLRLHVERGDEPYTAHAMASLKRAMAWDEKVYGLAYDLDEYNIVAVRHFNMGAMENKSLNIFNSKLVLADSETATDGELERIESVIAHEYFHNWTGNRITCRDWFQLSLKEGLTVYRDQCFTADLHSPAVKRIEDVSMLRNTQFREDAGPTAHPVKPSEYQAIDNFYTTTIYEKGAELIRMLRTLLGEERFMRGMATYVSRFDGTAATTEDFATAVIDGACEDGKPLGFDPERFRRWYHQAGTPVLQVERRWDSDAGQLTLHFRQTTPATPGQKQKQPLVLPLVLALIGPDGPLTEEQLFVMETEEASLSIQAPPQPQPPALSVLRGFSAPVNLTMEMPLAETLQILAADDDPFSRWDAGQRLFRQVLLARSTGSIESEVEEALTTSINQRLMNPDLSEGSELATLLSLPGLAELEALQSPVDPPALFQASLDLRAALGARLQEPMQALLKRCRSGWDRSWPDGQGERQLTAVAWSWLVAAGHQEARQQALEAVSGSSMTLARAALRALHPIACHERDQASAVFFNRWQNKPVILDSWFAQEASMPRPDGLDRVQALMQHPRFDPLAPNSLRAVLGGFAANVLVFHAEGGEGYRFMAEQIAAVDQRNPVTASRMAKVFSRWRSYGQQRQQEMQAAIEALASFELSTNTREVVSMLLA; encoded by the coding sequence ATGGACGTTGCTGCTCCGATCCGCCTGGTGGATTACACCCCCTGGCCCTTCGCACTCCCTGAGATCCACCTCGATGTGGATCTCAGGTCCGATCATGTGCTTGTGACCAGTCGCCTGCTGTTGGAGCCACTGCAGGCAGGAGCACCTCTGGAGCTCCATGGCATGGAGCTGTTGATCGAGTCGATTGCAATCGATGGAGAGGCTCTGGAGAGTCAGTGCTGGCAACAGACAGATGACCGTCTCACCATCCCTGAACCGCCAGCGCTGCCGTTCGTTCTCAACCTTCGCTGCCGTATCGATCCGTATCGCAACACGTCACTGGAAGGCCTTTACGCCAGTGGCGGCATGCTCACCAGTCAGTGTGAGGCTGAGGGGTTCCGTCGGATCACCTACCACCCGGATCGGCCCGACGTCCTGAGTCGCTGGAAGGTTCGGATCGAAGCGGATCGCGCCGGTTTTCCGGTGTTGCTCAGCAACGGCGATGCGGCCGAAACGGAGGATCTTCCAGGCAATCGTCACGCCGTGATCTGGGAGGACCCCCATCCCAAACCCTCGTATCTGTTCGCTCTCGTTGCCGGAGATCTTGAGGAGATCCGCGATCACTACGTCACATCCGAGGGGCGCCAGGTCACGCTCCGTTTGCATGTTGAGCGGGGTGATGAGCCCTACACAGCCCATGCGATGGCTTCCCTGAAGCGGGCGATGGCATGGGATGAAAAGGTCTACGGACTGGCGTACGACCTCGATGAGTACAACATCGTCGCCGTACGCCACTTCAACATGGGCGCGATGGAGAACAAAAGCCTCAACATCTTCAATTCAAAGCTGGTGCTGGCTGATTCCGAAACCGCCACGGACGGAGAGCTTGAGCGAATCGAAAGCGTGATCGCCCACGAATACTTCCACAACTGGACCGGCAATCGCATCACCTGTCGAGACTGGTTCCAGCTCTCTCTGAAGGAGGGGCTCACTGTGTACCGCGATCAGTGCTTCACCGCTGATCTTCATTCCCCGGCCGTGAAACGGATCGAGGATGTCTCGATGCTTCGCAACACTCAGTTCCGGGAGGATGCCGGCCCGACCGCTCATCCGGTGAAGCCGAGCGAGTACCAGGCAATCGACAATTTCTACACAACGACGATCTACGAAAAGGGTGCGGAGCTGATCCGCATGTTGCGCACACTGCTTGGCGAGGAGCGATTCATGAGGGGAATGGCGACCTATGTGAGTCGATTCGACGGGACAGCTGCCACCACAGAGGATTTTGCGACGGCGGTCATCGATGGTGCCTGTGAGGATGGCAAGCCTCTGGGTTTCGACCCTGAGCGGTTTCGTCGTTGGTATCACCAGGCTGGAACACCGGTGCTCCAGGTTGAGCGTCGATGGGATTCCGACGCTGGACAGCTGACACTGCATTTCCGCCAGACCACGCCTGCGACTCCTGGCCAGAAGCAAAAACAACCTCTTGTTCTGCCTCTGGTTCTGGCGCTGATCGGTCCTGACGGACCTTTGACTGAGGAGCAGCTGTTCGTGATGGAAACAGAGGAAGCCAGCCTTTCCATCCAGGCGCCACCCCAGCCGCAGCCTCCGGCGCTGTCAGTGCTGCGTGGCTTTTCAGCGCCGGTGAATCTCACCATGGAGATGCCACTGGCGGAAACTCTGCAGATCCTTGCGGCGGATGACGACCCCTTCAGCCGCTGGGATGCCGGCCAGCGACTCTTCCGTCAGGTTCTGTTGGCTCGGTCCACCGGATCAATCGAGTCCGAGGTTGAAGAGGCACTCACGACGTCGATCAACCAACGACTCATGAACCCGGATCTGTCTGAAGGGTCCGAGCTGGCAACGCTGCTCAGCCTGCCCGGCCTGGCGGAATTGGAGGCACTTCAGTCCCCGGTCGACCCTCCAGCACTGTTTCAAGCATCACTTGATCTTCGCGCTGCCCTGGGCGCCCGTCTCCAGGAACCGATGCAGGCTCTGCTCAAGCGCTGCCGATCAGGCTGGGATCGTTCCTGGCCAGACGGACAGGGTGAACGTCAGCTCACGGCGGTGGCCTGGAGTTGGCTCGTGGCCGCTGGCCATCAGGAGGCGCGCCAGCAGGCATTGGAGGCGGTGTCCGGTTCGTCGATGACACTCGCCCGTGCTGCTCTCAGGGCGTTGCACCCGATCGCCTGCCACGAACGTGACCAGGCATCGGCTGTCTTCTTCAATCGCTGGCAGAACAAGCCGGTGATTCTCGATTCATGGTTCGCCCAGGAAGCTTCGATGCCGAGACCCGATGGCCTGGACAGGGTGCAAGCTCTGATGCAGCACCCGCGTTTCGACCCGCTCGCTCCAAACTCATTGCGGGCAGTCCTTGGTGGATTTGCCGCCAACGTTCTGGTCTTCCATGCCGAAGGAGGCGAGGGCTATCGCTTCATGGCCGAGCAGATCGCAGCTGTGGATCAGCGCAATCCGGTGACGGCTTCGCGAATGGCCAAAGTGTTCAGCCGCTGGCGCAGCTACGGCCAGCAGCGGCAGCAGGAGATGCAGGCAGCGATCGAAGCTCTGGCGTCTTTCGAGCTCTCAACGAACACCCGCGAGGTTGTGAGCATGTTGCTGGCCTGA
- a CDS encoding TFIIB-type zinc finger domain-containing protein: MSPAVCQNCGSRSFRADRSLGGRLICQTCGTPAGSRPARSARARPSRTDRHRRRLWLVLLAIVLVMVVVLSAL, translated from the coding sequence TTGTCTCCAGCTGTCTGCCAGAACTGCGGCAGCCGCTCCTTCCGGGCCGATCGCTCTCTGGGCGGTCGGCTGATCTGCCAGACCTGCGGGACTCCCGCCGGATCACGCCCGGCACGTTCAGCGCGAGCGAGACCAAGCCGGACTGACCGACATCGGCGACGGCTCTGGCTGGTGCTGTTGGCAATCGTCCTTGTGATGGTGGTAGTGCTGTCGGCTCTCTGA
- a CDS encoding rhomboid family intramembrane serine protease has translation MVPSRFWLPVVLLGLAWCQELIDQLLFAGQWNLPMGPGLPIWGVVTAPFSHSGFAHLISNSVVFLPLSWLVLTRGIRDYLAVWAAVITVSIPVALAWPSASHGLSGVVYGLLGYLLLIGWLERKILPILLGGLAFWLYGSALIALIPGVSPAGVSWIGHAAGFIGGVLAALATYRDPGMTGSMNDDSLH, from the coding sequence ATGGTGCCGTCACGTTTCTGGTTACCAGTGGTTCTGCTAGGCCTGGCCTGGTGCCAGGAACTTATCGATCAACTCCTGTTCGCTGGCCAATGGAACCTGCCGATGGGACCTGGGCTGCCGATCTGGGGCGTTGTCACGGCTCCCTTCAGCCATTCCGGCTTCGCCCATCTGATCTCCAACAGTGTTGTTTTCCTGCCCCTGAGCTGGCTGGTGCTGACCCGTGGGATCAGGGACTACCTGGCGGTCTGGGCGGCGGTGATCACCGTCAGCATTCCCGTCGCCCTGGCCTGGCCCTCAGCCAGTCATGGGCTGTCTGGAGTGGTCTATGGACTGCTCGGCTATCTGCTGTTGATCGGCTGGCTTGAACGGAAGATCCTTCCAATCCTGTTGGGTGGGCTGGCGTTCTGGCTGTACGGCTCCGCCTTGATTGCCCTGATTCCTGGGGTCTCACCAGCCGGAGTGAGCTGGATCGGCCACGCAGCTGGGTTCATCGGAGGCGTGCTGGCTGCTCTGGCGACCTATCGGGATCCGGGTATGACGGGATCCATGAATGACGACTCCCTGCACTGA